In one Nocardia tengchongensis genomic region, the following are encoded:
- a CDS encoding patatin-like phospholipase family protein: MSGTGTKSVDLVLEGGGVKGIALVGAVLSLAEAGYRFERIAGTSAGAVVGALTAAYQQAGRDLGDLHPIMQSLDYRRFEDGSIAQRARSGGSGTAWPWCFRTARTPATIWCGG, from the coding sequence ATGTCGGGAACCGGAACCAAATCCGTCGATCTCGTACTCGAGGGTGGCGGCGTGAAAGGAATCGCACTGGTCGGCGCGGTGCTGAGTCTGGCCGAGGCGGGCTATCGGTTCGAGCGGATCGCGGGGACCAGCGCCGGAGCCGTCGTCGGGGCACTGACCGCCGCCTACCAGCAGGCCGGACGCGATCTCGGGGACCTGCATCCGATCATGCAGAGCCTGGACTATCGGCGATTCGAGGACGGTTCGATCGCGCAGCGCGCGCGCTCGGGCGGCTCGGGGACGGCTTGGCCGTGGTGTTTCAGGACGGCGCGCACTCCGGCGACTATCTGGTGCGGTGGCTGA
- a CDS encoding ribulose bisphosphate carboxylase small subunit yields the protein MRLRQGTFSHLPDLDDTEIAAQVRYALLNNWPVSIEYTDDPHPRNNYWEMWGLPLFDLDEPDGVLAEINACRATFPRHYIRVNAYDASYGRQTTAVSFLVQRPEHEPGFRLDRTESDDRRQHYGFHAYATDDRPDERYSR from the coding sequence ATGCGTTTGCGCCAAGGCACCTTCTCGCACCTGCCGGACCTCGACGACACCGAGATCGCCGCGCAGGTCCGCTACGCCCTGCTCAACAACTGGCCGGTGTCCATCGAGTACACCGACGACCCGCACCCGCGCAACAACTACTGGGAGATGTGGGGCCTGCCCCTGTTCGACCTGGACGAGCCCGACGGTGTGCTCGCCGAGATCAACGCCTGCCGGGCCACGTTCCCGCGCCACTACATTCGTGTGAACGCCTACGACGCCTCCTACGGCCGCCAGACCACGGCCGTGAGCTTCCTGGTGCAGCGGCCCGAGCACGAGCCGGGCTTCCGGCTGGACCGCACCGAATCCGACGATCGCCGCCAGCACTACGGCTTCCACGCCTACGCCACCGACGACCGTCCCGACGAAAGGTACAGCCGCTGA
- a CDS encoding form I ribulose bisphosphate carboxylase large subunit, protein MAGSGDDQRSRWDPGVQSYASMGYYAPDYQPKDTDVLAVFRVTPQRGVDPVEASAAVAGESSTATWTVVWTDRLTAHNRYQGKCYRVDEVPGRPGEYFAYVAYDLDLFEEGSITNLTSSVIGNVFGFKPLQALRLEDMRIPVAYVKTFQGPAHGIVMEREYLNKYGRPLLGATVKPKLGLSARNYGRVVYEACKGGLDFTKDDENINSQPFMRWRDRFLFAMEGVNRAIAETGELKGHYLNVTAADMEDMYERAEFAKSLGSCIIMMDLTVGYTAMQSMAKWARRNGMLLHLHRAGHSTYTRQKTHGVSFRVLAKWCRLIGVDHVHAGTVVGKLEGDPHTVRGFYDTLRDGHVPMNPANGIFFDQDWASLPGVMPVASGGIHAGQMHQLLDLFGDDVILQFGGGTIGHPMGIAAGAEANRVALEAVVKARNEGRDLLKEGPDALRRAAEICRPLEVALQTWGDVTFDYTSTDAPDAVPTATR, encoded by the coding sequence ATGGCGGGATCTGGCGATGATCAGCGCAGTCGGTGGGATCCGGGCGTACAGTCGTACGCGTCGATGGGATACTACGCCCCCGACTATCAGCCCAAGGACACCGATGTGCTGGCGGTTTTCCGGGTGACTCCACAGCGGGGCGTCGACCCGGTGGAAGCCTCGGCGGCGGTGGCCGGCGAATCCTCCACCGCCACCTGGACGGTCGTCTGGACCGACCGCCTCACCGCGCACAACCGCTACCAGGGCAAGTGCTACCGCGTCGACGAAGTGCCGGGCCGGCCGGGGGAGTACTTCGCCTACGTCGCCTACGATCTCGACCTGTTCGAGGAGGGCTCGATCACCAATCTCACCTCCTCGGTGATCGGCAATGTCTTCGGCTTCAAGCCGTTGCAGGCATTGCGCTTGGAGGACATGCGGATTCCCGTCGCATATGTCAAGACCTTTCAAGGTCCTGCGCACGGAATCGTTATGGAGCGCGAGTATCTCAACAAATACGGTCGCCCGCTGCTCGGCGCGACGGTGAAACCGAAGCTCGGGCTGTCGGCGCGCAATTACGGGCGCGTGGTGTACGAGGCGTGCAAGGGCGGTCTCGATTTCACCAAGGACGACGAGAACATCAACTCGCAGCCGTTCATGCGCTGGCGCGACCGATTTCTGTTCGCCATGGAAGGCGTGAACCGGGCGATTGCCGAAACCGGTGAATTGAAGGGCCATTACCTCAACGTCACCGCGGCGGACATGGAGGACATGTACGAGCGGGCCGAGTTCGCCAAGTCGCTGGGCAGCTGCATCATCATGATGGACCTCACGGTCGGCTACACCGCCATGCAGTCGATGGCCAAGTGGGCGCGGCGCAATGGCATGTTGCTGCACCTGCACCGGGCCGGGCATTCGACCTATACCCGGCAGAAGACGCACGGCGTCAGTTTCCGGGTCCTGGCCAAGTGGTGCCGGCTGATCGGCGTGGACCACGTGCACGCCGGGACCGTCGTCGGAAAGCTGGAAGGCGACCCGCACACGGTGCGCGGCTTCTACGACACCTTGCGCGACGGCCACGTGCCCATGAATCCGGCGAACGGCATCTTCTTCGACCAGGATTGGGCGAGCCTGCCGGGCGTCATGCCGGTGGCCTCCGGCGGCATCCACGCCGGGCAGATGCATCAACTGCTGGACCTGTTCGGCGATGACGTGATCCTGCAGTTCGGCGGCGGCACCATCGGCCACCCGATGGGCATCGCCGCGGGCGCCGAAGCGAACCGGGTGGCGCTGGAAGCGGTGGTGAAGGCGCGCAACGAGGGTCGCGATCTGCTGAAGGAGGGCCCGGACGCGCTGCGCCGCGCCGCCGAGATCTGCCGGCCGCTCGAGGTCGCCTTGCAGACCTGGGGTGATGTCACCTTCGACTACACCTCCACCGACGCCCCCGACGCCGTCCCCACGGCCACGCGCTGA
- a CDS encoding patatin-like phospholipase family protein, producing the protein MVFQDGAHSGDYLVRWLTPLLSDVGVRTFGDLRVTDDPGTGLAAHQRYRLVVNTTDLTRRALVRLPWDYAQYGKDPDIELVATAVRASMSVPFFFRPVTVTTQHGEATWVDGGLLSNFPITVFDRTDNKPERWPTWGIKLSTAPSTHEFDRPVKTAAQLALACLHTVINDDANQYAYADEGINRRTIFIDTSSSESLDFAITRTAQTALYRAGRDAAEQFLSRQA; encoded by the coding sequence GTGGTGTTTCAGGACGGCGCGCACTCCGGCGACTATCTGGTGCGGTGGCTGACCCCGCTGCTGTCGGATGTCGGGGTCCGGACCTTCGGCGACCTGCGCGTCACCGACGACCCCGGCACCGGTCTCGCCGCGCACCAGCGGTATCGGCTGGTCGTCAACACCACCGATCTCACCCGCCGGGCCCTGGTGCGCCTGCCCTGGGACTACGCCCAATACGGCAAGGACCCGGACATCGAACTCGTCGCGACCGCCGTGCGGGCGTCGATGTCGGTGCCGTTCTTCTTCCGCCCGGTCACCGTCACCACGCAGCACGGCGAGGCCACCTGGGTGGACGGCGGTCTGCTGTCGAACTTCCCGATCACGGTGTTCGACCGCACCGACAACAAGCCCGAGCGGTGGCCCACCTGGGGCATCAAGCTGTCCACCGCACCGTCGACCCACGAGTTCGACCGGCCGGTGAAAACCGCCGCGCAGCTGGCGTTGGCGTGCCTGCACACCGTCATCAACGACGACGCCAACCAGTACGCGTACGCCGACGAGGGCATCAATCGGCGCACCATCTTCATCGACACCAGCAGTAGCGAATCGCTCGACTTCGCCATCACCCGGACAGCCCAGACCGCCCTCTACCGCGCGGGCCGTGACGCCGCGGAACAGTTCCTGTCGCGACAGGCCTAG
- a CDS encoding SRPBCC family protein, with protein MSEQFRVERAVAATPAEVFAILTDPQGHVAIDSSGMLMAAKGEVVTGVGDTFVVHMDREALNDYPLGLYDVTVEIVTFEPEREIAWTVRGRVEPGHVYGYRLEPIEAGTLVTSYYDWSAVPQEFKDAKIFPVIPESGLRATLGILARTVAPGKPRPELPTA; from the coding sequence GTGTCAGAACAATTTCGAGTGGAGCGGGCCGTGGCTGCCACGCCGGCCGAGGTCTTCGCCATTCTCACCGACCCGCAGGGGCACGTCGCCATCGACAGTTCCGGCATGCTGATGGCCGCGAAGGGCGAGGTGGTCACCGGAGTCGGTGACACCTTCGTCGTGCACATGGATCGCGAGGCCCTCAACGACTATCCGCTGGGCCTGTACGACGTCACCGTCGAAATCGTCACCTTCGAGCCGGAGCGGGAGATCGCCTGGACCGTGCGCGGCCGGGTCGAACCGGGACACGTGTACGGCTACCGGCTCGAGCCGATCGAGGCGGGCACCCTCGTGACGTCCTACTACGACTGGTCCGCCGTCCCGCAGGAATTCAAGGACGCCAAGATCTTCCCGGTCATCCCCGAAAGCGGACTGCGCGCCACCCTCGGCATTCTGGCCCGCACCGTCGCCCCGGGTAAGCCGCGCCCCGAACTGCCCACGGCGTAG
- a CDS encoding LysR family transcriptional regulator → MGTVSAVRMETFLAVAKHSSIRRAAAQLHITEAAASAAVAHIEKQLGAKLVTKAGRGIALTEAGRVYADYCRSILGLMKEAHAAVREAETGRLRIGVVATAGEYVLLRLLASFRTRYPDIELSLSIPPRDVLFLELTHHETDLVVAGRPPRETGLVTRARRPCQLVVVGAPHRWPDACEATWLLRGKGSGTRDTTLALFDRLQIRPPTLTLGTHGAALAAAREGLGITLIHSDAVAADLSAGHLELLPVEGTPLTRPWHAVTTRTPTPAARLFLSHITDPDRVGDKAFRGV, encoded by the coding sequence ATGGGTACGGTGAGCGCGGTGCGCATGGAAACCTTTCTCGCCGTTGCCAAACACTCCAGCATTCGCCGCGCCGCCGCCCAATTGCACATCACCGAAGCCGCCGCGTCGGCGGCCGTAGCACACATCGAGAAACAACTCGGCGCGAAACTGGTGACCAAGGCCGGGCGCGGCATCGCCCTCACCGAAGCCGGCCGCGTCTACGCCGACTACTGCCGCAGCATCCTGGGCCTGATGAAGGAAGCGCACGCCGCGGTCCGCGAAGCCGAAACCGGCCGCCTGCGCATCGGCGTCGTCGCCACCGCGGGCGAATACGTGCTGCTCCGCCTGCTCGCCTCCTTCCGCACCCGCTACCCCGACATCGAACTGAGCCTGTCCATCCCGCCGCGCGACGTCCTGTTCCTCGAATTGACCCACCACGAAACGGATCTCGTCGTCGCGGGCCGTCCGCCCCGCGAAACCGGCCTCGTCACCCGCGCCCGCCGCCCCTGTCAACTGGTCGTCGTCGGCGCCCCCCACCGCTGGCCCGACGCCTGTGAGGCCACCTGGCTGCTGCGTGGCAAAGGCTCAGGTACCCGTGACACCACTCTCGCCCTCTTCGACCGGCTCCAAATTCGCCCGCCCACACTGACTCTCGGCACGCACGGCGCCGCCCTCGCCGCCGCCCGCGAGGGCCTGGGCATCACCCTCATCCACTCCGACGCCGTCGCCGCCGACCTGTCGGCGGGCCACCTGGAGCTCCTCCCCGTCGAGGGCACCCCGCTGACGCGGCCCTGGCATGCGGTGACCACGCGCACGCCCACCCCGGCGGCGCGCCTGTTCCTGTCCCACATCACCGACCCGGATCGAGTCGGCGACAAAGCATTTCGCGGCGTCTAG
- a CDS encoding MspA family porin produces MRHAFMVATASTAAVGVTLAGLWAWGAEPVRAQAPSGDMSGAGIHIVASVDTVGVNPPGNRTPNFLMTFSHAAQMSGNYSVTVDGGPISSGQAVAGFILGCGITVAGGVTVGIEPNQGLAAAISPSVTPPSVSVSPPSGTVTPSASVTPPDISLGPSVGGALGLTEVLTATLGPGQVTTATTATAALDNTTEFPYQIMFNNAALNVAQCASPVSAVPFVTATVATPKGVVQTTAYGDQFTF; encoded by the coding sequence ATGCGGCATGCGTTCATGGTCGCCACGGCAAGTACTGCCGCGGTCGGTGTGACCCTAGCGGGCCTGTGGGCCTGGGGTGCCGAACCTGTCCGGGCTCAGGCGCCCAGCGGGGATATGTCCGGCGCGGGAATCCACATTGTGGCGTCGGTCGACACCGTCGGGGTGAATCCGCCCGGTAACCGGACGCCGAACTTTCTGATGACGTTCTCGCATGCCGCGCAGATGTCGGGCAATTACTCGGTCACCGTGGACGGTGGCCCGATCTCGTCCGGTCAGGCCGTCGCGGGCTTCATCCTCGGCTGCGGGATCACCGTGGCCGGCGGCGTCACCGTCGGAATCGAGCCCAACCAAGGTTTGGCTGCCGCCATTTCCCCGTCGGTGACCCCGCCGAGCGTCTCCGTCAGCCCGCCGAGTGGGACGGTCACACCCAGCGCTTCGGTCACCCCACCCGACATCAGCCTCGGCCCCAGCGTGGGCGGGGCGCTGGGGTTGACAGAAGTCTTGACGGCGACCTTGGGGCCCGGCCAGGTCACCACCGCGACCACGGCGACCGCGGCGCTGGACAACACCACCGAGTTCCCGTATCAGATCATGTTCAACAACGCCGCGTTGAACGTCGCCCAATGCGCTTCGCCGGTGTCGGCGGTCCCCTTCGTCACCGCCACGGTGGCAACCCCGAAGGGCGTGGTGCAGACCACCGCCTACGGCGACCAGTTCACCTTCTGA